One genomic segment of [Phormidium] sp. ETS-05 includes these proteins:
- a CDS encoding ATP-binding protein, with the protein MIFQVPLRWALILPFLMQVFAAVGITSYFSIRNGERAVNEVAGQLRREIVARIAQKLGYFLETPLRVNRMNADLIRLNLLDLDDTQTLELYFWNQLRQFDELTFISLGTETRTFVGAERLGDETIAISRSSEETNYTLETWNTDESGNRLQLLQSKPNYDPRRRSWYEIAATTGKPKWSEIYVMQTTNRLSIAANQPIYSSGGARLGVVSVDLALTEINSFLNQLQVGQTGQTFIVDRSGLLVASSTDKKLFLNPSETTSQRRQAVASESPLIQATAKYLIDKFGQLDRIQTSQQLNFSIDGKQQFLQVTPIADNSGIDWLIVVVIPEADFMAQIYANTRKTILLCLLALVIATILGFFTCNWIIQPILHLIRASKAIAKGDLDQQVSIEHLKELTILANAFNDMASQLKTSFSLLEIRVEERTAELEEQRQFFRTVIDSNPNFIFVKDSQGIFLLVNQAIADVYGTTVEELIGKTDADFNPNQAEVADYLEGDRQAIATGLAQISEETITNAAGQVRYLHTIRIPLPSATPQVLGVAADVTDRKKFEAELQQAKETADAANQAKSEFLANMSHELRTPLNGILGYAQILQRASDLNPKHRHGIEIIEQAGSHLLALINDILDLAKIEARKMEIIPKEFHFPAFLNGVAEITRIRAEHQGIEFYYLPDSHLPTGVIADEKRLRQVLINLLGNAIKFTHQGGVTFEIELLQTLPDAAKLRFQITDTGVGIAPEQISRIFLPFEQVGTASKQVEGTGLGLTICNEIVRLMGSEIHVSSKLGQGSTFWFELELAIHF; encoded by the coding sequence ATGATTTTTCAAGTACCTTTGCGGTGGGCGCTGATTTTGCCTTTTTTGATGCAGGTATTTGCAGCGGTGGGGATAACGAGCTATTTCTCGATTAGAAATGGCGAGCGGGCGGTGAATGAGGTGGCGGGTCAGCTCCGCCGGGAAATTGTGGCTCGGATTGCCCAAAAATTGGGGTATTTTTTGGAAACGCCCCTGCGGGTTAATCGGATGAATGCGGATTTAATTCGGTTGAACCTTTTAGATTTAGATGATACCCAGACTTTGGAGCTATATTTCTGGAATCAGCTACGGCAGTTTGATGAGCTAACTTTTATTAGCCTGGGGACGGAAACAAGGACTTTTGTGGGGGCGGAAAGACTTGGGGATGAGACGATCGCGATTAGCCGCTCCTCTGAGGAAACCAATTATACCTTGGAAACCTGGAATACTGATGAAAGTGGCAACCGCTTGCAACTGCTGCAATCAAAGCCAAATTACGACCCTCGCCGCCGTTCTTGGTATGAGATTGCGGCGACGACGGGAAAACCGAAGTGGAGCGAAATCTATGTGATGCAAACTACTAACCGATTGTCGATCGCGGCGAATCAACCGATTTACAGCTCTGGCGGCGCTCGGTTGGGTGTGGTCAGCGTCGATTTGGCTCTCACTGAGATTAACAGTTTTCTGAACCAGTTGCAAGTGGGACAAACGGGACAAACTTTTATCGTGGATCGATCGGGATTGCTAGTGGCTTCTTCCACCGATAAGAAACTGTTCTTAAACCCCAGCGAAACAACTAGCCAACGCCGCCAAGCTGTAGCCAGTGAATCTCCCCTCATCCAAGCTACTGCCAAGTATTTAATAGACAAGTTTGGCCAGCTCGATCGCATCCAAACCAGCCAACAGCTAAACTTTAGCATCGACGGCAAACAACAATTTTTGCAAGTCACCCCGATCGCCGATAATAGCGGTATCGATTGGCTGATTGTGGTGGTCATTCCCGAAGCGGACTTTATGGCTCAAATCTATGCTAATACCCGGAAGACTATCTTACTCTGCCTATTGGCTCTAGTCATTGCCACCATCTTGGGATTTTTTACCTGTAACTGGATTATCCAGCCAATTTTGCATTTAATTCGCGCTAGTAAGGCAATTGCCAAAGGAGATTTAGATCAACAAGTAAGCATAGAGCATTTGAAAGAATTAACGATTTTAGCCAATGCCTTTAACGACATGGCATCCCAGTTAAAAACATCTTTTAGCCTCCTGGAAATTCGGGTGGAAGAACGCACGGCAGAACTAGAAGAACAGCGCCAGTTTTTCCGCACAGTCATCGATAGCAATCCTAACTTTATCTTCGTCAAAGATAGCCAGGGAATATTTCTCCTAGTCAATCAGGCGATCGCAGATGTTTACGGCACAACAGTTGAGGAATTAATTGGCAAAACCGATGCCGACTTTAATCCTAATCAAGCAGAAGTAGCTGATTATTTAGAAGGCGATCGACAAGCCATCGCCACCGGATTGGCGCAAATTAGCGAAGAAACCATCACCAATGCTGCTGGACAAGTGCGTTATTTACACACGATTAGAATCCCCCTGCCATCAGCCACCCCACAAGTGCTGGGGGTAGCCGCCGATGTGACCGATCGCAAAAAGTTTGAAGCCGAACTGCAACAAGCCAAAGAAACCGCCGACGCTGCCAACCAAGCCAAAAGCGAATTCCTCGCCAATATGAGCCATGAACTGCGCACACCATTAAACGGTATTCTCGGTTATGCGCAAATTCTCCAACGAGCCAGCGACCTCAACCCCAAACACCGCCACGGAATTGAGATCATCGAGCAAGCCGGTTCCCACTTGCTCGCCTTAATTAACGATATTCTCGACCTCGCCAAAATCGAGGCGAGGAAAATGGAAATCATCCCCAAAGAGTTCCATTTCCCGGCTTTCCTGAATGGGGTTGCAGAAATCACCCGCATTCGCGCCGAACATCAAGGGATTGAATTTTATTATCTCCCTGACTCGCATCTACCCACGGGAGTAATTGCTGATGAAAAGCGGTTACGCCAAGTTTTGATTAATTTGCTGGGCAATGCCATCAAATTTACCCATCAAGGCGGCGTAACTTTTGAGATAGAGCTATTACAGACACTTCCTGATGCTGCGAAATTGCGCTTTCAGATTACCGATACCGGTGTGGGGATAGCGCCAGAACAAATATCCCGGATTTTTCTGCCTTTTGAACAAGTGGGAACCGCATCTAAACAGGTGGAAGGCACCGGCTTAGGACTGACTATCTGTAATGAAATTGTCCGCCTCATGGGCAGTGAAATCCACGTTAGCAGTAAATTGGGTCAGGGCAGCACTTTTTGGTTTGAATTAGAGTTAGCCATTCATTTCTAA
- a CDS encoding response regulator encodes MNSATTGVLGQIVGYNGARRKVLLVDDKEVNRLVVRAVLEPLGFVVAEAENGAVALGMLESLQPDLIITDIVMPVMNGYEFTEQVRQSYSQEVTIIASSASVSLSDQSQALAVGCNDFFPKPLDLEQLLVKLPKYLNLQWLYQPAATPQLMAGAEPPPLVLPPPAELVQLERSALIGDIEGVEQEADRIQALKPEYLAFVQMVLELAREFDADGIRDLIARSRENG; translated from the coding sequence GTGAATAGTGCGACTACGGGGGTTCTAGGCCAAATTGTGGGTTATAATGGGGCGCGGCGGAAAGTGCTGTTGGTGGATGATAAAGAGGTGAATCGCCTCGTAGTCAGAGCCGTTTTAGAACCTTTGGGTTTTGTCGTAGCCGAAGCCGAAAATGGCGCTGTAGCCTTGGGGATGCTGGAATCCTTGCAACCGGATTTGATTATCACCGATATCGTGATGCCGGTGATGAATGGTTATGAATTTACGGAGCAAGTGCGGCAATCTTATTCTCAAGAAGTGACCATTATTGCCTCTAGTGCCAGCGTCTCCCTATCAGACCAGAGTCAGGCTTTGGCGGTGGGTTGCAATGATTTTTTCCCCAAACCATTAGACCTAGAGCAGCTCTTAGTTAAATTGCCCAAATATCTGAATTTGCAGTGGCTGTACCAGCCTGCAGCTACCCCACAGTTGATGGCGGGAGCGGAACCGCCACCACTGGTTTTACCGCCGCCAGCAGAATTAGTCCAATTGGAGCGATCGGCTCTGATTGGCGATATTGAAGGTGTGGAACAAGAAGCCGATCGCATCCAAGCATTAAAACCGGAGTATCTGGCTTTTGTGCAGATGGTATTGGAGCTAGCGAGGGAATTTGATGCGGATGGGATTCGGGACTTGATTGCCCGATCGAGAGAAAATGGGTGA
- the nagA gene encoding N-acetylglucosamine-6-phosphate deacetylase: MASAGYTNMDIINARLPGSPSSHWLHLGPDGAISTIAPMTEYIPTPGNQPVLDLAGDWISLGGVDLQINGALGLAFPDLQPTDEDRLAEICTFLWHQGVDAFVPTIVTTNVSNIHRSLATIGAFMRRPPIAPGAKVLGVHLEGPFLNWEKRGAHPEEHLLPLNLENVKRVLGDYAGVVRKITLAPELDPSGDVIPYLRSLGIWVSLGHSQAKANEANRAFDLGATMVTHAFNAMPSLHHREPGLLGAAIVRKGVYCGAIADGEHVCPPMLELLLRASGGSQGVFLVSDALAPLGLPDGVYPWDTRQIEVKNGTARLSDGTLSGTTLPLLDGVRNLVQWGICEVGEAIGLATESPRHALGLPGLGVGQPATQFLRWHLDPSTSSLSWQRLA, from the coding sequence ATGGCCAGTGCTGGCTACACTAACATGGATATCATCAATGCCCGTCTGCCCGGTTCTCCCTCTTCCCACTGGCTGCATCTGGGTCCTGATGGCGCAATTTCTACCATAGCGCCGATGACCGAGTATATCCCCACCCCTGGAAATCAGCCGGTTTTGGATCTGGCGGGTGATTGGATTTCTCTCGGAGGTGTGGATTTACAGATTAATGGCGCTCTCGGCTTGGCTTTTCCTGACCTCCAACCCACCGATGAGGACAGGTTGGCAGAAATTTGCACCTTTCTTTGGCACCAAGGTGTAGATGCTTTTGTCCCCACAATTGTCACTACGAATGTAAGTAATATCCATCGCTCCCTCGCTACGATTGGGGCGTTTATGAGGCGTCCCCCCATCGCCCCTGGGGCAAAAGTGCTGGGGGTGCATTTAGAAGGTCCTTTCCTCAACTGGGAAAAACGCGGCGCTCACCCGGAAGAGCATCTATTACCATTAAATCTGGAAAATGTCAAGCGTGTTTTGGGGGATTATGCCGGAGTAGTCAGAAAAATTACTCTGGCTCCAGAGTTGGACCCGTCGGGGGATGTGATTCCATATTTGCGCTCCCTGGGCATATGGGTGAGCTTGGGACATTCCCAAGCCAAGGCAAATGAGGCTAACCGGGCGTTTGACTTGGGGGCAACGATGGTGACGCATGCTTTTAATGCGATGCCTTCTCTACACCACCGGGAACCGGGTTTGTTGGGGGCGGCGATCGTCCGAAAGGGGGTTTATTGTGGGGCGATCGCTGACGGCGAACACGTCTGTCCCCCCATGTTGGAGCTATTATTACGAGCTTCTGGCGGCTCCCAAGGTGTGTTTTTGGTCAGCGATGCTCTGGCTCCCCTGGGTCTCCCAGATGGTGTATATCCTTGGGATACTCGCCAAATAGAAGTGAAAAACGGCACCGCTCGCCTGTCTGATGGCACCCTTTCCGGTACGACTTTGCCCCTGTTGGATGGGGTGCGCAATTTGGTGCAGTGGGGAATATGCGAGGTGGGAGAGGCGATCGGTCTGGCTACCGAGTCCCCCCGCCATGCTCTCGGTCTTCCCGGTTTGGGTGTTGGTCAGCCCGCCACCCAATTCCTCCGCTGGCATCTAGACCCCTCCACATCCTCCCTTTCTTGGCAGCGGTTGGCGTAG